A genomic stretch from Alosa sapidissima isolate fAloSap1 chromosome 3, fAloSap1.pri, whole genome shotgun sequence includes:
- the si:ch1073-357b18.4 gene encoding uncharacterized protein si:ch1073-357b18.4 isoform X1 translates to MDVKPKAEPLADDCIVALSGAYCPDGMDPQSDQAAGPTPIMLFFTSKENSKVPLAAMTNGSSGSQDVLPGAAGVRGQGEAVSSSSEFTHDAIMLLIEAMAARWDLYGQRERSRLFQSVQQELDSHGYPLPVERIRRKWNNLIVTYKRVKERCRGRGQARTSWEYYEVMDAVLGKTEIAQGSSASATLLGLATTAQAAALCEDRPPVGISAAMPSSLFPSNLIATATQVPTLTPQRVTPPMTPPSLAPVPPLHPSPQNAPLSCSDNSLTVSSAPPPRPKMTFAASSRRKSRGAPAVGMPTFVSQPQGGQAERRGAMLRGGYLSAQEQRALLEEQRHCRQEARERRRERTTNRVAESVGRMATALELISSKQDTIIALLQRLADKH, encoded by the exons ATGGACGTAAAGCCAAAGGCCGAGCCCCTCGCAGACGATTGTATAGTGGCGCTCTCGGGCGCCTACTGTCCTGACGGTATGGATCCACAGAGCGACCAAGCTGCGGGTCCGACCCCGATCATGCTGT TCTTCACCTCCAAAGAGAACAGCAAAGTCCCCCTAG CAGCAATGACCAACGGCTCCAGTGGTTCCCAGGATGTCCTTCCGGGTGCTGCCGGAGTGAGAGGCCAAGGCGAAGCGGTGTCCAGCTCGTCTGAATTTACCCATGATGCCATTATGCTGCTGATTGAGGCTATGGCGGCCCGCTGGGACCTGTATGGTCAGCGGGAGCGCTCGCGGCTCTTCCAGAGTGTCCAGCAGGAGCTGGACAGTCACGGCTACCCGCTGCCTGTCGAGAGGATACGTCGCAAATGGAACAACCTCATCGTCACCTACAAGCGTGTGAAGGAGCGCTGCAGGGGACGTGGACAGGCCAGGACCTCATGGGAGTACTACGAG GTGATGGATGCTGTGTTGGGGAAGACAGAGATCGCTCAGGGCAGCTCAGCCTCTGCCACGCTGCTGGGCTTAGCCACGACGGCCCAGGCGGCAGCGCTGTGTGAGGATCGCCCACCTGTGGGCATCTCCGCCGCCATGCCCTCCAGCCTCTTCCCTAGCAACCTAATCGCCACAGCAACTCAGGTGCCTACCTTGACCCCGCAGAGGGTTACTCCCCCTATGACGCCACCCAGCCTCGCCCCGGTCCCGCCTCTACACCCTTCTCCTCAAAACGCCCCACTGAGTTGTTCTGATAATTCTCTAACCGTGTCGTCGGCGCCACCACCACGACCCAAAATGACCTTCGCGGCCTCATCCCGCCGAAAGTCTCGCGGCGCCCCTGCAGTGGGCATGCCCACGTTTGTGAGCCAGCCTCAGGGGGGGCAAGCGGAGCGGCGTGGTGCCATGCTGCGAGGGGGTTACCTGAGCGCCCAGGAGCAGCGCGCCCTTCTGGAAGAGCAGCGCCACTGCAGGCAGGAGGCGCGGGAGCGGCGCAGGGAGCGGACCACCAACCGCGTGGCGGAGTCAGTGGGCAGGATGGCCACAGCACTGGAGCTCATCTCCTCCAAACAGGACACCATCATCGCGCTGCTGCAGAGGCTCGCCGACAAACACTGA
- the si:ch1073-357b18.4 gene encoding uncharacterized protein si:ch1073-357b18.4 isoform X2 — MDVKPKAEPLADDCIVALSGAYCPDGMDPQSDQAAGPTPIMLFFTSKENSKVPLAMTNGSSGSQDVLPGAAGVRGQGEAVSSSSEFTHDAIMLLIEAMAARWDLYGQRERSRLFQSVQQELDSHGYPLPVERIRRKWNNLIVTYKRVKERCRGRGQARTSWEYYEVMDAVLGKTEIAQGSSASATLLGLATTAQAAALCEDRPPVGISAAMPSSLFPSNLIATATQVPTLTPQRVTPPMTPPSLAPVPPLHPSPQNAPLSCSDNSLTVSSAPPPRPKMTFAASSRRKSRGAPAVGMPTFVSQPQGGQAERRGAMLRGGYLSAQEQRALLEEQRHCRQEARERRRERTTNRVAESVGRMATALELISSKQDTIIALLQRLADKH, encoded by the exons ATGGACGTAAAGCCAAAGGCCGAGCCCCTCGCAGACGATTGTATAGTGGCGCTCTCGGGCGCCTACTGTCCTGACGGTATGGATCCACAGAGCGACCAAGCTGCGGGTCCGACCCCGATCATGCTGT TCTTCACCTCCAAAGAGAACAGCAAAGTCCCCCTAG CAATGACCAACGGCTCCAGTGGTTCCCAGGATGTCCTTCCGGGTGCTGCCGGAGTGAGAGGCCAAGGCGAAGCGGTGTCCAGCTCGTCTGAATTTACCCATGATGCCATTATGCTGCTGATTGAGGCTATGGCGGCCCGCTGGGACCTGTATGGTCAGCGGGAGCGCTCGCGGCTCTTCCAGAGTGTCCAGCAGGAGCTGGACAGTCACGGCTACCCGCTGCCTGTCGAGAGGATACGTCGCAAATGGAACAACCTCATCGTCACCTACAAGCGTGTGAAGGAGCGCTGCAGGGGACGTGGACAGGCCAGGACCTCATGGGAGTACTACGAG GTGATGGATGCTGTGTTGGGGAAGACAGAGATCGCTCAGGGCAGCTCAGCCTCTGCCACGCTGCTGGGCTTAGCCACGACGGCCCAGGCGGCAGCGCTGTGTGAGGATCGCCCACCTGTGGGCATCTCCGCCGCCATGCCCTCCAGCCTCTTCCCTAGCAACCTAATCGCCACAGCAACTCAGGTGCCTACCTTGACCCCGCAGAGGGTTACTCCCCCTATGACGCCACCCAGCCTCGCCCCGGTCCCGCCTCTACACCCTTCTCCTCAAAACGCCCCACTGAGTTGTTCTGATAATTCTCTAACCGTGTCGTCGGCGCCACCACCACGACCCAAAATGACCTTCGCGGCCTCATCCCGCCGAAAGTCTCGCGGCGCCCCTGCAGTGGGCATGCCCACGTTTGTGAGCCAGCCTCAGGGGGGGCAAGCGGAGCGGCGTGGTGCCATGCTGCGAGGGGGTTACCTGAGCGCCCAGGAGCAGCGCGCCCTTCTGGAAGAGCAGCGCCACTGCAGGCAGGAGGCGCGGGAGCGGCGCAGGGAGCGGACCACCAACCGCGTGGCGGAGTCAGTGGGCAGGATGGCCACAGCACTGGAGCTCATCTCCTCCAAACAGGACACCATCATCGCGCTGCTGCAGAGGCTCGCCGACAAACACTGA